From the genome of Thiomicrorhabdus indica:
GTAAATCCTCTAAGTTGGCTTCTAAGTCCTTTGCAGAATCACAACTTGCCACAATCAAAAATTCTTCACCACCCATCCGAAAAACTAAATCCTCTGAACGATCAAACATCGTTTTAAGAACTTTCGCTACACCAACTAATGCTTTATCGCCATATAAATGACCATAATCATCATTCACCCTTTTAAAGAAGTCGATATCAACCAAGACAAACATCACTCCTTTATCGGCTTGAATAGTTTGAGCCAAATGCTGATCAATGACCTCGTTATAAAAACGACGGTTGTATAACCAAGTTAATTCATCTCGAACCAGCAACTCCTCAATACGTTTTTGATCACTAATATCAACAGAGGTCATTAACGCCTTGGTTCTGCGACCTAGCCAATCACTTTCCGGAGTCAACTTAATTTTCAACCACAGTTTGCCACCGCCAGAGCGCTTAACAATGATTTCACCCTGCCATTCTTGACCTTGTCGTAACTGTTCATAAACCACTTCCGGCATTTCAGCATGTAAAGGAATAAAAAACTTTGTGCAACCATAACCAATAATTTCATCTTTGGAACGTCCCAATAATTGACTGAAACGATTAGACACCCACATGAAGGTTTGTGACTCCAAATCAATAAACGCCGCATTTGATAACTCATAAACTTGCGTTAAATATCTTTTTTGCATCCTTCTTTGGAACACAAATCCTACAATGATTAGCATAAGTAAAATAATTAATCCAATCGCAGGTAGCAAAAATTCAGAATTCAGGTTATCACCGACCTGCTTAACGCCTTTCGCTTGCAACCAGCGATGCTGAATTTCTTTTTTATCCAGTTCAGGCATCAAAACCAGCGCTTTTTGCAAGACTGAATACAACACCGGTTGAGAACGAGGAACACCGATGGAAACAGGTAAAGAGGTATCCAAGTTTCCGACAACTCGGATTCCTTGAACCCCATTTCGTTGAATGGCATCATTTAAAGTCGAAAAGCCAGCAATAATTCCATCAGCCCGATTGCTTTTTACGGCAGAAATGGCTAAGGCCATCGTCTCAAAAACCTGCAACTCCATTTCCGGATAATAGTGTCTTAGTAAGGTATGCAATCCATGATTGCTAACCGTTGCCAAGGTCAGCCCCATCACATCGTCAAAATTTTTCACCGGCCCAACATTTTTATCGGTTGCCAAAGCCAAATGCATCGTCATAAGCGGATCCGTAAACAACAAACGATGGTTTAAGCTTCGGTCAGCAATAACACAGGAAATCGGATGATCAAGATTTCCCTCAAGGATTTCAGGGTGAAGATGGCTCCAATCTTTCTGATGGGTTACAAGCCTCAGACCTAAATAACCTGTCATAGATTTTAAGTAATCATGACAAACCCCTTGCCATTGACCGGAAGCATCGAGAAAACTATAAGGCTGGACATTTGGTGAGAATGACACGGACAGAGAATTGAACCTTGACAAGTAATTTTGCTCATCTTTTGTAAAATCTGCCAATCTCGGATCAAATATCATTTGCTGCAAATTCAGCTTCTCAAACTGTTCAACCGAGATATAACCTAAATTTTTAGCATCTCTCAAAAATGCTTCAAGTTTATTGATATCCAAATCGCCAACTTTTGCGCCTGCCGGTCGAACAAAACGCTCAATTTGTTCAGCTTCTGCCTGCAAAGCTTCTGGGCTTTTTTGAATAGGATAATTATTCAGAATGACGTCGATAATTTCAGGTGTATGTTGTAACGCATATTCCCAACCTTTAATGGAGGCTCGTTTAAAAGCTTCAAGCTCTTCTGGGTTAGAAAATGCAAATTTCCTAGAGGTGAAGACATAATCTCCATAAGATTGAATCCCAAATGTTTTAGGGTCAACGATTGAATACTTAACTTGTCTTTGTTGCAACTCAAACGGTTCATTGATGGCATAGGCGGTATATAAATCGACTTTTTTATCGATAAAATCCTCAATATCTCCACTGGCTTGCGTAAAGTTTAACTTCGCTCCCGCTTCAACCTGTGCACGTTTTTTTAACATTTCCAGCGTATAAACCCCATTCGCATGCGTTAAACGCATACCATCCAATTGCTCTAAACGCTCTATTGGTTTATGGCTAATTAACACGGCTGGAGAAACTTGAAAAACAGGGAATAACAGCTGAAGCGGTTGGCCTTTGGCGTAATCAATTAGAATATTAGAATAACCGATGCCAATGTCTGCTTGATTCTCAAGAATCGCCTGACTGACATCAAGATTCGGACGCCACTCCTGAATACGGACATCCAGGCCGGCCTCTTTATAAAAACCTTTTTCTAAAGCCGCATAAAATCCGGCAAATTCAAATTGATGCTTCCAATTAAGCTGAAGTCGAACAGTCGTCAAATTTGAAGAATAAGGCGAATCAAAAGCAGGAGTCGGATCCGTAGAAGTTGCGATAGATGGATGAGCATTTACACCGAATGACAAGCCAACAAAGACACAGGCCAGAAAAAAATAAGAGGAGGTTAAGCTTTTGAACATTCTAAGTTTTTAGTCTTAAATCTAACGCAATAAATAAACCACCATAATTGAAAAACACCTAAATTCATAGACTTTCATCCATAAAATTTACCTATACGATAGGAATAGTCCAAAGCACAACTCAAATCTACCGCTTCTGTTTTTTGTTCTAGCTGAATCGGCTAGCGGTGTTTAAAGAGCTCAGTTAGAGCAAATTCATATTGCTTGAAGCAGAGATAGAACGCTTCAAAGGCAAATATACGGCTTAACCGGCCTTAGACCGCTGAAACATACAAGTGTTCTTTTGCCCAACGAATAGAGGGTGGCATTTTCTCTTCCGCGGTAACCTGAGGTCGAGTTTCAAAATCGTATTTTGCTTCAAACGCCGCATCAATGGTTGAAAAAGCTGCAATAATTTGGTCTTTATGAAAAATAACATAGTCAGAACCATGGAGCTCAATTGAAAATGGAGAACTGCTCATTTTGTCTCCCTCCCTTGTGAATCGCCTTTCAAGTTTGCTAAAGCACTATTTCTATTTTTTGCTTCGCTTGCAAAGGCGTATGAAATTTTTATCTAATTTTTGTGTGTTCAATTAA
Proteins encoded in this window:
- a CDS encoding diguanylate cyclase, producing MFKSLTSSYFFLACVFVGLSFGVNAHPSIATSTDPTPAFDSPYSSNLTTVRLQLNWKHQFEFAGFYAALEKGFYKEAGLDVRIQEWRPNLDVSQAILENQADIGIGYSNILIDYAKGQPLQLLFPVFQVSPAVLISHKPIERLEQLDGMRLTHANGVYTLEMLKKRAQVEAGAKLNFTQASGDIEDFIDKKVDLYTAYAINEPFELQQRQVKYSIVDPKTFGIQSYGDYVFTSRKFAFSNPEELEAFKRASIKGWEYALQHTPEIIDVILNNYPIQKSPEALQAEAEQIERFVRPAGAKVGDLDINKLEAFLRDAKNLGYISVEQFEKLNLQQMIFDPRLADFTKDEQNYLSRFNSLSVSFSPNVQPYSFLDASGQWQGVCHDYLKSMTGYLGLRLVTHQKDWSHLHPEILEGNLDHPISCVIADRSLNHRLLFTDPLMTMHLALATDKNVGPVKNFDDVMGLTLATVSNHGLHTLLRHYYPEMELQVFETMALAISAVKSNRADGIIAGFSTLNDAIQRNGVQGIRVVGNLDTSLPVSIGVPRSQPVLYSVLQKALVLMPELDKKEIQHRWLQAKGVKQVGDNLNSEFLLPAIGLIILLMLIIVGFVFQRRMQKRYLTQVYELSNAAFIDLESQTFMWVSNRFSQLLGRSKDEIIGYGCTKFFIPLHAEMPEVVYEQLRQGQEWQGEIIVKRSGGGKLWLKIKLTPESDWLGRRTKALMTSVDISDQKRIEELLVRDELTWLYNRRFYNEVIDQHLAQTIQADKGVMFVLVDIDFFKRVNDDYGHLYGDKALVGVAKVLKTMFDRSEDLVFRMGGEEFLIVASCDSAKDLEANLEDLRQAVADLKIENARGIDGVVTISMGACCVQSSELRSLDADAIFKEVDELLYRAKDHGRNRVEVKKRGIEALSQRKIFKN